In one window of Rhodoglobus vestalii DNA:
- a CDS encoding DUF1643 domain-containing protein: MNDTPSSPDRRLAVVLSNPPTTCGLRTLQRVELARETLGYASVVAVNLFSISTYRTGGISAEGAVEAGWLDARPELLDVLSSADAVVLGYGCQEPSGPARLHFREQLAWLQEEIGNHNLPTWMLDGRPRHPSRWHRHTHASYPDLPFAEALVLALRPVKDRIRPLDGGSKNAVERESD; this comes from the coding sequence ATGAATGACACCCCTAGTAGCCCTGACCGCCGCCTGGCGGTGGTGTTGTCGAACCCGCCAACTACATGCGGACTCCGAACGCTTCAACGCGTCGAGCTGGCCAGAGAAACTCTGGGCTACGCGTCTGTCGTCGCGGTCAACCTGTTCTCTATTTCGACGTATCGCACGGGGGGCATTTCGGCGGAAGGGGCTGTCGAGGCAGGCTGGCTCGATGCTCGGCCCGAACTTCTTGATGTGCTTTCCTCCGCGGACGCAGTGGTTCTCGGCTACGGCTGCCAAGAACCGTCGGGGCCGGCGCGTCTCCATTTCCGCGAACAGCTCGCATGGTTGCAAGAAGAGATTGGCAACCATAATCTCCCTACTTGGATGCTCGATGGCCGGCCGCGTCATCCATCGCGTTGGCACCGCCACACGCATGCTTCGTACCCAGATCTACCGTTCGCGGAAGCTCTTGTTCTGGCACTTCGCCCGGTTAAAGACAGGATCCGACCGCTCGATGGAGGTTCAAAGAACGCCGTGGAGCGCGAGTCCGACTAA
- a CDS encoding DUF3375 domain-containing protein has translation MSALSKSHQFRFLVETDATWRLLRTDNAAVIVALLGEHLSGENRRMLAAELYEAIDHDLGMLRANEFELPQTAQAYCAEWRKAGFLIRRPAEDTRGETFELSPGALGALRFVEQLAAPRQTVTESRLSSIATQLSQLAIDTDPDTTRRLEQLHAQRDRLDAQIERINAGEEDIIDPARAAERVHDILAQAEELPSDFARVRAKFEELNRDLRARIVESDASQRAVLDEVFRGVDLISESDEGLSFSGFSALVLDPAVGTAFDDDIERVLDRDFAGKLRPSDRRFLRRFITTLKDHSGEIHDVITAFARGLRRYVQSQDYQHDRKLRELLREAQASGVEASRHIKPYSPTHLRLELSAVSLSSAGAIRLYDPGEQNASTPIVRHEPETADLEALRALARATEIDFAELTNAVNEMLEHANNFTVGDVLTRHPATQGVASVVGLLTLAAHQGELTDGVETVHWRGIDHQARAATIRTHRFTRRLQ, from the coding sequence GTGTCTGCTCTGAGTAAGTCGCATCAATTTCGTTTCCTGGTGGAGACGGATGCAACGTGGCGACTCTTGCGCACAGACAACGCCGCCGTCATCGTGGCGTTGCTGGGCGAACACCTCAGTGGCGAGAACCGGCGCATGCTGGCAGCCGAACTTTACGAAGCCATCGACCACGACCTCGGAATGTTACGCGCCAACGAATTCGAGCTCCCTCAGACGGCGCAAGCCTACTGTGCAGAATGGCGTAAGGCGGGCTTCCTGATACGCCGACCGGCTGAAGACACTCGAGGCGAAACTTTCGAGCTATCGCCCGGTGCCCTCGGGGCACTTCGGTTTGTCGAGCAACTCGCGGCTCCACGACAAACAGTCACCGAGTCACGATTATCGAGCATCGCAACGCAACTCAGCCAGCTCGCAATCGACACCGATCCCGACACCACCCGACGGCTTGAACAACTGCACGCCCAACGCGACCGACTTGATGCACAAATCGAACGGATCAACGCCGGCGAAGAAGACATCATCGACCCCGCCCGCGCCGCAGAACGGGTTCACGATATTCTCGCCCAAGCCGAAGAGCTCCCCAGTGACTTTGCCAGAGTGCGGGCAAAATTCGAAGAGCTGAACCGCGATCTGCGCGCACGCATCGTGGAATCGGATGCCTCCCAGCGCGCCGTGCTCGACGAAGTTTTTCGCGGAGTAGACCTGATCAGCGAATCCGACGAAGGGCTCAGCTTCTCCGGATTCTCCGCACTTGTGCTCGACCCTGCGGTGGGCACAGCCTTCGACGACGACATTGAACGCGTACTCGATCGAGACTTTGCCGGAAAGCTGCGGCCATCCGACCGACGCTTCCTGCGTCGATTCATCACAACACTCAAAGATCACAGCGGCGAGATCCACGACGTGATCACCGCTTTCGCGCGCGGCCTCCGACGCTACGTGCAGTCGCAGGACTACCAGCACGATCGAAAATTGCGAGAACTTCTCCGAGAAGCGCAGGCTTCAGGGGTCGAAGCCTCCCGGCACATCAAACCGTACTCCCCAACCCACCTGCGCCTCGAACTGTCCGCCGTCTCGCTCAGCAGTGCCGGCGCCATCCGCCTCTACGATCCCGGTGAACAAAATGCCAGCACCCCCATTGTTCGACACGAGCCGGAAACAGCTGACCTTGAGGCGCTCCGAGCGCTGGCACGAGCCACCGAGATCGACTTCGCTGAGCTCACCAACGCCGTCAACGAAATGCTTGAGCACGCCAACAACTTCACGGTGGGTGACGTGCTCACCCGGCATCCGGCAACTCAGGGGGTCGCAAGTGTTGTGGGCCTGCTCACCCTCGCAGCACATCAGGGCGAGCTCACTGATGGCGTGGAGACCGTGCACTGGCGAGGGATCGACCATCAGGCACGCGCTGCCACCATCCGAACCCATCGTTTCACCCGGAGACTGCAATGA
- a CDS encoding Wadjet anti-phage system protein JetD domain-containing protein encodes MATHSMVTVTEAQQRARKMVEGGQRQWAATGGETVRLEVVLHPPTERTVQLDVVGAIAWTQSWRELASTDPSADVTWTDRQWPSAGRQSVPQRCVLVGADAIAAFAGSGVARSWRTLRDRAARLRAEFSCAADFPSADPETAVSALAAAIRTHAGKLQLLREKDFETLIPVISWLAEHPTSGWRIRQLPIRGIDTKWLERHRSIVEGLHTAVTGRSSLGLLASPTQLRVRFLDPTMRPGGMSDVSASVDELAALDIVPHVVFVFENLETVLAMPDTPHAVVVHGGGYAARSLSAVPWIQDGRVVYWGDLDSDGFAILHALRSGCPNVTSVLMDDDTLFAYRDLWVPETKPAAGVYPTLTPTELRTLEHIRSEGNVRLEQERIDWQFALGKLRDAAGVV; translated from the coding sequence ATGGCAACGCACAGCATGGTGACCGTCACAGAAGCGCAGCAACGCGCACGGAAGATGGTCGAAGGCGGCCAGCGACAGTGGGCGGCAACCGGGGGTGAAACCGTTCGGCTCGAAGTCGTTTTGCATCCGCCGACGGAGCGCACAGTTCAACTGGATGTGGTCGGTGCGATCGCATGGACCCAATCCTGGCGCGAGCTGGCATCGACCGACCCCAGCGCAGATGTGACCTGGACTGATCGGCAGTGGCCGAGTGCCGGGAGGCAGTCGGTACCGCAGCGGTGCGTTCTGGTTGGGGCTGACGCTATTGCTGCTTTCGCAGGCTCAGGTGTTGCCCGCAGCTGGCGCACTCTGCGGGACCGCGCTGCGCGGCTTCGTGCAGAATTTTCTTGTGCCGCCGATTTCCCGTCCGCGGACCCCGAGACGGCTGTCAGTGCGCTGGCGGCTGCGATACGCACCCACGCGGGCAAGTTGCAGCTTTTGCGGGAGAAGGACTTCGAGACGCTCATTCCTGTGATCTCTTGGCTTGCGGAGCACCCGACCTCCGGGTGGCGCATCAGACAGTTACCGATCCGCGGGATCGACACCAAGTGGCTCGAACGCCACCGATCGATCGTAGAGGGGTTGCACACGGCGGTAACGGGACGCAGTTCCCTCGGGCTTCTCGCTTCGCCGACGCAACTACGGGTACGTTTCCTCGATCCGACGATGCGACCAGGTGGCATGTCTGATGTGAGCGCGTCAGTTGATGAGTTGGCAGCGCTCGATATCGTGCCACACGTCGTATTTGTGTTTGAGAACCTCGAAACGGTGCTCGCGATGCCGGACACGCCACACGCCGTCGTCGTGCACGGAGGTGGATACGCCGCTCGGAGCCTTAGCGCCGTCCCCTGGATTCAGGACGGTCGGGTGGTCTATTGGGGGGATCTGGACTCTGACGGTTTTGCCATACTTCACGCGCTGCGATCGGGCTGCCCGAACGTGACCAGTGTGTTGATGGATGACGACACTCTCTTTGCCTACCGGGATCTTTGGGTACCCGAAACCAAGCCTGCGGCTGGGGTTTACCCGACTTTGACACCTACCGAGCTGAGAACGCTCGAGCACATCCGCAGTGAAGGCAACGTTCGACTCGAGCAGGAGCGCATCGATTGGCAGTTCGCGCTCGGAAAGCTGCGGGACGCTGCAGGAGTTGTCTAG
- a CDS encoding phosphohydrolase: protein MEEDEEMLMSEVDAIVQHGIAVGIATIAHRGQTDKLGYDYIDHPARVAESFDRLDEPVEHCAAWLHDVIEDSDVTAADLLKAGMLPEIVEAVELLTRRKDVADTDYYERIRQHPVALAVKLADIDDNSASRRSRKLDHDTQVRLSNKYYQARQLLQPTADDTTACRTNL, encoded by the coding sequence ATGGAAGAAGACGAAGAGATGCTGATGAGCGAAGTGGATGCCATAGTGCAGCACGGCATTGCCGTGGGGATTGCGACTATCGCCCACCGCGGCCAGACCGACAAGCTCGGTTACGACTACATCGACCATCCCGCTCGAGTCGCGGAAAGCTTCGACCGGCTCGACGAACCCGTCGAACACTGTGCCGCCTGGCTGCACGACGTCATCGAAGACAGCGATGTGACCGCAGCCGACCTCCTAAAGGCGGGCATGCTCCCCGAAATTGTGGAGGCCGTAGAGCTGCTGACCCGACGCAAGGATGTTGCCGACACCGACTACTACGAGCGCATCCGCCAACATCCCGTCGCCCTCGCCGTAAAGCTGGCAGACATTGACGACAACTCGGCATCGCGGCGCTCCCGCAAACTCGACCACGACACCCAAGTGCGACTATCGAACAAGTACTACCAGGCACGACAGCTGTTGCAGCCGACGGCTGACGACACAACAGCCTGCCGAACCAACCTCTGA
- a CDS encoding ATP-binding protein, with product MTLLEMPDAGPKEHGTDGDNGSLHIGQWRLAHVEVLNWGTFDGLYEVDIARKGHLFTGASGSGKSSLLDAIATVLTPDRWLRFNAAAQESQTRNDDRSLVSYVRGAWSKEADEHLDRAVSTHLRKDATWSGILLRYENERDAPVTVVRLFHLRGSSVDKSNLKDACFIDRGEVKLLDFEELVLSGIEARRIKSTWPDAVVTTNWSHAPFYAKLQRLLGISSHNALHLLHKTQSAKNLGSLDQLFRSFMLDEPATFARAKNAVEQFGELRDAHHHVVELRRQSEHLQELEASIAQYEQASAEAAEAERLGDLIDPFQDRLTLRLADEERGTLRAEQAQSQESARRADAARDDAVERLRAAERQALQLGGSDVSQLQARLADATAAATTTSSRWERFGEEVGSVGITAPPTTGAEFGELQESSRRELEQPAPELAHDTDDNQQYFSARDELKKIDRELDELRSRKSNLPAPLLVARKQLADELGLGETALPFAGELIEVLPEYAEWTGAIERVLYPLASALLVRDEHLAEVRRKVEQRTLGARLVFEAVPAIVGPTRAAKSDQSLLHRIRVTSGGFGSWLQTRVASEFDYACVEHPDQLDTVERGVTIGGQVKKSARRYEKNDRYAVTDRRQWILGADNEAKIELLLDRRREASQQQDESRSRLERASTKRDATVKRRTVLESIVRHDWAELDRAAANELVQARRRQLDELTTGNTELHDAIAAEGGARERLRSAETTARDATLQLGRVENHLVEVDTLITTLSDRMVDNAIADVDAIALEKRYRSVQRKIDRQSVEGVGRKVAEALHRASISAQATLRSAESAFAKGAIGFRGHWPAAVADLTESIDDREGYRALLADIQARGLPEHESNFLRLLREKSRDLIGHLLSDIRDAPKQVVDRIDPVNASLGRSRFDVERYLRIEVKTRRAPEVAEFMGDLKSVVDGAWNDENLVAAESRFAVLNRVMTRLGSSDNADLAWKRRCLDTREHVTFMAHEVDLAGRVVNVHDSSAGLSGGQRQKLVIFCLAAALRYQLAADEDEVPSYATIILDEAFDKADSRYTRMAMDVFVEFGFHMILATPEKLLQTIEPYVGAVSSITNPTRRESLIANLMFRPHDPASGA from the coding sequence ATGACCCTTCTTGAGATGCCGGATGCCGGGCCCAAGGAGCACGGAACCGACGGAGACAATGGGAGCCTGCACATTGGTCAGTGGCGGCTCGCCCACGTCGAGGTGCTCAACTGGGGTACCTTCGACGGACTCTATGAGGTCGACATCGCGCGCAAAGGGCACCTGTTCACGGGAGCCTCTGGTTCCGGCAAATCATCCCTCCTCGATGCTATTGCTACCGTGCTCACCCCCGACCGCTGGTTGCGGTTCAACGCTGCGGCACAGGAGTCCCAGACCCGCAACGATGACCGCAGCCTAGTCAGTTATGTGCGGGGGGCGTGGAGCAAAGAAGCGGACGAGCATCTCGATCGAGCGGTGAGCACCCATCTGCGTAAGGATGCTACCTGGAGCGGTATTCTGCTGCGCTACGAGAATGAGCGCGATGCGCCGGTCACAGTCGTGCGACTATTCCATCTGCGCGGATCAAGCGTCGATAAGAGCAACCTGAAAGATGCGTGTTTCATTGATCGCGGCGAAGTAAAACTGTTGGACTTCGAAGAGCTCGTTCTCTCCGGAATCGAAGCCCGTCGCATTAAAAGCACGTGGCCGGATGCCGTCGTCACGACAAACTGGTCGCACGCTCCGTTCTACGCCAAGCTGCAGCGCCTGCTAGGCATTAGCAGCCACAACGCCCTGCACCTGTTGCACAAAACCCAATCCGCCAAGAACCTCGGCAGCCTTGATCAGCTGTTTCGCTCCTTCATGCTCGACGAACCAGCCACTTTTGCACGCGCCAAGAATGCGGTCGAACAGTTCGGTGAACTGCGTGACGCCCACCATCACGTCGTCGAACTGCGTCGCCAATCCGAGCACCTTCAGGAGCTTGAGGCGTCAATCGCGCAATACGAACAAGCCTCCGCAGAGGCCGCAGAGGCCGAGCGACTCGGCGACCTCATCGATCCGTTTCAGGACCGGTTGACGTTGCGCCTGGCCGACGAGGAACGCGGGACGCTGCGGGCCGAACAGGCACAATCGCAAGAGTCCGCGCGCCGCGCCGACGCGGCCCGCGACGATGCTGTCGAGCGCCTGCGGGCCGCGGAACGGCAAGCATTGCAACTGGGCGGGTCAGACGTGTCCCAGCTGCAAGCCAGGCTTGCGGATGCGACAGCTGCGGCCACGACAACAAGCAGCAGGTGGGAGCGCTTCGGTGAGGAAGTCGGCAGCGTCGGCATCACAGCGCCACCGACGACCGGAGCAGAGTTCGGGGAGTTGCAGGAATCATCGCGCCGCGAACTCGAACAGCCGGCACCCGAGCTAGCCCACGACACCGACGACAATCAGCAGTACTTCTCGGCCCGTGACGAGTTGAAGAAGATCGATCGGGAGCTTGACGAGCTCCGCAGCCGCAAGAGCAACCTGCCGGCCCCACTGTTGGTTGCTCGAAAACAACTCGCAGATGAGCTCGGGCTCGGTGAGACGGCGCTGCCGTTCGCCGGCGAGCTAATCGAGGTGTTGCCGGAGTATGCCGAATGGACCGGCGCAATCGAACGGGTGCTGTACCCGCTGGCGAGCGCGCTGCTCGTGCGTGACGAGCACCTGGCGGAGGTGCGACGAAAAGTGGAACAGCGCACTCTGGGCGCTCGACTCGTCTTTGAGGCAGTTCCTGCGATCGTCGGGCCCACCAGGGCTGCGAAGTCGGACCAATCACTGCTGCACCGCATCCGAGTGACCTCGGGCGGTTTCGGCAGCTGGTTACAGACCAGGGTTGCCTCCGAATTTGATTACGCCTGTGTCGAGCACCCTGATCAGCTCGACACAGTCGAACGCGGGGTAACCATCGGTGGGCAGGTGAAAAAGTCCGCCCGCCGGTACGAGAAGAACGACCGATACGCGGTGACTGACCGTCGGCAATGGATTTTGGGCGCAGACAACGAAGCAAAGATTGAGTTGTTGCTTGACCGTCGCCGGGAGGCCAGCCAACAACAGGACGAGTCCCGGTCACGACTTGAGCGTGCCTCCACCAAGCGCGACGCCACAGTGAAACGTCGAACGGTACTGGAGAGCATCGTTCGTCACGATTGGGCAGAGCTCGACAGAGCTGCGGCAAACGAACTGGTGCAGGCTCGACGACGACAACTGGATGAACTCACAACGGGTAACACCGAACTCCACGACGCAATTGCGGCCGAAGGCGGGGCTCGTGAACGGTTGCGTTCTGCCGAGACCACCGCGCGCGACGCGACGCTGCAACTCGGCCGGGTAGAGAACCATCTTGTCGAAGTTGACACGCTGATCACCACACTGTCTGACCGAATGGTTGACAATGCAATCGCGGACGTCGATGCCATCGCACTAGAGAAACGTTATCGCTCGGTGCAGCGCAAAATCGACAGGCAGAGCGTCGAGGGAGTGGGACGCAAAGTTGCCGAAGCCCTCCACCGAGCATCAATCTCTGCGCAGGCGACACTGCGGTCTGCAGAGTCGGCTTTTGCAAAAGGGGCCATCGGATTTCGTGGGCACTGGCCCGCCGCAGTCGCCGATCTCACCGAATCGATTGACGACCGCGAAGGCTATCGAGCTTTGCTCGCTGATATTCAGGCGCGCGGGCTCCCCGAGCATGAGAGCAATTTTCTGCGATTGTTGCGGGAGAAATCGCGGGACCTGATTGGGCACCTGCTCTCTGATATTCGCGATGCACCCAAGCAGGTGGTCGACCGGATAGACCCCGTCAATGCATCGTTGGGGCGGTCACGATTCGACGTCGAACGGTACCTGCGCATCGAGGTCAAGACTCGACGAGCTCCCGAAGTGGCTGAGTTTATGGGCGACCTGAAGTCCGTAGTCGACGGCGCCTGGAATGACGAAAATCTGGTGGCAGCCGAGTCTCGATTCGCGGTCCTAAACCGGGTGATGACCAGGCTCGGATCCAGCGACAACGCAGATCTCGCCTGGAAGCGGCGCTGTTTGGATACCCGGGAACATGTCACTTTCATGGCACATGAGGTCGACCTAGCAGGGCGGGTGGTCAATGTTCACGATTCCAGTGCTGGACTCTCTGGCGGACAGCGTCAAAAGCTTGTCATTTTCTGTCTCGCTGCGGCACTGCGTTATCAACTTGCTGCCGACGAAGACGAAGTGCCTTCCTACGCCACGATCATCCTCGACGAGGCTTTCGATAAGGCTGACAGTCGGTACACGCGGATGGCGATGGACGTTTTCGTAGAATTCGGTTTCCACATGATTTTGGCGACACCAGAGAAGTTGCTGCAGACGATAGAGCCGTACGTCGGCGCGGTCTCCTCGATCACGAACCCGACCCGCCGCGAGTCGCTCATTGCAAATCTCATGTTCCGACCCCATGACCCTGCGTCTGGTGCATGA
- a CDS encoding DUF4194 domain-containing protein has product MNDKPDLEASIRPLWNGDTGVLIEQSRRALLELIKGPYLSGAKTTTLWSALLSDEVAIRSRLHELFLELVIDRVGEFAFVRNVATDERAIPSTVRTAPLTFLDTAMLLVLRRMLLSADSDGRVIVGQEEVYEQLGVYRSTDRDEHDFDRRLNSSWNNMKNKLRVIHQAGEEDRAEISPVLRLIVDAEQISAISAEYQRIAANDGSSHYEHEHEDATSLESPDDERLTS; this is encoded by the coding sequence ATGAATGACAAACCAGACCTCGAAGCATCCATCAGGCCCCTCTGGAATGGAGACACCGGCGTTCTCATCGAGCAATCACGGCGCGCCCTGCTCGAACTGATCAAAGGCCCCTACCTTTCCGGGGCGAAAACGACCACACTCTGGTCGGCTCTGCTGTCCGACGAGGTGGCCATTCGATCGCGGCTTCACGAGCTTTTTCTTGAGCTGGTAATTGACCGGGTCGGGGAATTTGCGTTCGTGCGCAATGTCGCAACGGACGAACGTGCCATTCCGAGCACCGTGCGCACCGCTCCCCTCACTTTTCTCGATACTGCGATGCTGCTGGTACTGCGGCGCATGCTGCTGAGCGCTGATAGTGACGGGCGGGTGATCGTTGGCCAAGAGGAAGTTTACGAACAGCTGGGCGTCTACCGTTCTACCGACCGCGACGAGCATGATTTTGATCGCCGATTGAACTCGTCGTGGAACAACATGAAAAATAAGTTGCGCGTCATCCACCAGGCTGGTGAAGAAGATCGTGCAGAGATTTCACCAGTGCTGCGACTCATCGTCGATGCCGAACAAATTAGTGCAATCAGTGCCGAATATCAGCGGATCGCCGCCAACGATGGCTCCTCGCACTACGAACACGAACACGAAGATGCGACCTCGCTCGAAAGCCCTGACGATGAGAGGCTAACCTCATGA
- a CDS encoding NUDIX hydrolase, with protein sequence MELYRDSHNRALTDYPRPSVAVDTAVLTVPPDAPLSVLLVRTDSGWRLPGTFLHEGELLSDAALRSLRVKAGVTGLSPRQLQVFDDPARDNRGWVLSVAHLDAVPWSRLAIDESLARVASVTDVGTLPYGHNEILNQAVAAFRQSYALAPDPAGLLEQPFTLRQLQQLHETVAGEPMMRDTFRRTMEPQLRATGDFAAGTVGKPARLFARV encoded by the coding sequence ATGGAGCTTTACCGCGACTCACACAACCGCGCCCTCACCGACTACCCGCGCCCCTCGGTAGCGGTCGATACTGCCGTGCTCACAGTGCCACCGGATGCTCCGCTCAGCGTTCTGCTGGTGCGCACCGACAGCGGCTGGCGCCTTCCCGGCACCTTCCTGCATGAGGGAGAGTTGCTTTCAGATGCGGCGCTGCGCTCGCTGCGCGTCAAGGCAGGCGTGACCGGACTATCGCCACGGCAGCTGCAGGTATTTGACGACCCGGCACGCGACAACCGCGGGTGGGTACTCTCGGTCGCGCACTTGGATGCGGTGCCCTGGTCCCGACTGGCCATTGACGAGTCGCTCGCGCGAGTGGCTTCGGTGACGGATGTTGGCACGCTGCCTTATGGGCACAACGAGATCCTGAATCAGGCTGTTGCCGCCTTCCGTCAGAGCTACGCGTTGGCACCAGACCCGGCCGGACTGCTGGAGCAGCCGTTCACCCTGCGGCAACTGCAGCAGCTGCACGAGACTGTCGCCGGCGAGCCGATGATGCGCGACACGTTCCGCCGCACGATGGAGCCGCAACTGCGCGCCACTGGCGACTTTGCGGCGGGAACGGTAGGGAAGCCGGCGCGGTTGTTTGCGCGTGTTTGA
- a CDS encoding ARPP-1 family domain-containing protein encodes MNGHLNTQIPQLHVGHGSHHGSLSIFPIWVDAPRITGLEWKTDNIDIAEREGSPVVSELILHNRASRPVVALEGDLLKGGWQDRMLAASLLLEPFEGRVVSALCVEHGRWGARDSSTHHDPHAPNSSDGSSGNANPHESVGRRSALSVRHGNLRGTDQQGEVWRRIGRYETSLGTTASSSLLDHLDRSQPITTRQLEGQRGVIIGIGGQVVGAEIFGSSTGLRARWQGILSAAALDARLAPARRTTAHDARVFARYLQAMTLKDGGDAGLARAVRSERGRLRASGIRQAGASPVATGIIHLTAFDDAHPLLENA; translated from the coding sequence ATGAACGGACACCTGAACACACAAATTCCCCAGCTGCATGTTGGGCATGGCAGCCACCACGGCAGCCTCAGCATTTTCCCGATCTGGGTTGACGCCCCACGCATCACCGGCCTGGAATGGAAAACCGACAACATCGACATCGCCGAGCGCGAAGGCTCCCCCGTTGTCAGCGAACTCATTCTGCACAACCGCGCCTCGCGCCCCGTCGTCGCACTCGAAGGCGACCTACTGAAAGGCGGATGGCAAGACCGCATGCTGGCCGCCAGCCTCCTGCTCGAACCATTCGAGGGGCGGGTCGTCTCCGCTCTCTGCGTGGAACACGGCCGCTGGGGAGCCCGGGACTCGAGCACTCACCACGATCCGCACGCGCCGAACTCGTCTGACGGCTCTAGCGGAAACGCTAACCCCCACGAGTCCGTCGGCCGCCGAAGTGCCCTCAGCGTGCGACACGGCAACCTGCGCGGCACCGACCAACAGGGCGAAGTGTGGCGCCGCATCGGCCGCTACGAAACGAGCTTGGGAACGACAGCCAGCTCGTCCCTGCTCGACCACCTCGATCGATCGCAACCGATCACCACCCGCCAGCTTGAAGGCCAGCGCGGCGTCATCATCGGAATCGGCGGGCAAGTTGTGGGCGCCGAAATCTTCGGCAGCAGTACCGGACTGCGAGCGCGCTGGCAGGGCATCCTCAGTGCTGCTGCTCTGGATGCTCGACTCGCACCCGCGCGACGCACCACCGCCCACGACGCCCGCGTATTCGCCCGCTATCTGCAGGCCATGACCCTCAAAGACGGCGGAGACGCCGGGCTCGCCCGAGCAGTACGTTCAGAGCGAGGGCGGCTGCGGGCATCCGGAATCAGACAGGCAGGCGCCAGTCCCGTGGCGACCGGCATCATTCACCTCACCGCGTTTGACGACGCACACCCACTATTGGAGAACGCATGA
- a CDS encoding ADP-ribosylglycohydrolase family protein, whose amino-acid sequence MKLTTAQSDRAAGVMLGTACGDALGAGYEFGPAFDGDVEMKGGGGFAWAPGEWTDDTSMAVPILRAAATGRDLRDETVLDEIVTAWVDWAKTAPDVGIQTRRVLSGIAPTASAVRESAKHVHDQSGRSGGNGSLMRTAPVALAYLDDPNGLAEAARAISDLTHYEEDAGDACVLWCLAIRHAVLTGELDVRIGLPTLAPDRAALWAERITVAEAQQPKAFTKNGWVVEALQGAWSSIVHGISLVDSLERAVRGGNDTDTVAAISGGLLGARWGMSAIPAAWQRIVHGWPELTSLDLVRLSGEVVRGEPAATRVPYAHSGDISTLVQHPHDNGVWLGAVGALDKLPAEVDAVVSLCRVGTQQVPDRIRERLEIRLIDEPGPEENPNLNFVLADAADAIAALRAEGRTVFLHCVQAISRTPTVAALYSARHLGVRMDSALEDVCAALPYAQPNEGFRAALQALDGQ is encoded by the coding sequence ATGAAACTAACCACCGCACAATCAGACCGCGCCGCCGGCGTCATGCTCGGCACCGCCTGTGGTGATGCCCTCGGTGCTGGCTATGAGTTCGGGCCCGCTTTCGATGGCGACGTCGAGATGAAAGGGGGCGGAGGGTTCGCCTGGGCACCCGGCGAATGGACGGATGACACCTCCATGGCTGTGCCCATCCTGCGGGCCGCCGCCACCGGCCGTGACCTGCGCGACGAAACCGTTCTCGACGAAATCGTCACCGCCTGGGTTGACTGGGCGAAGACGGCACCGGATGTGGGCATCCAAACCCGACGCGTCTTGAGCGGCATCGCCCCGACCGCCTCGGCTGTTCGAGAGTCAGCCAAACACGTACACGACCAGAGCGGTCGCAGCGGAGGAAACGGTTCCCTCATGCGCACCGCCCCCGTCGCCCTCGCCTACCTCGACGACCCCAACGGGTTGGCCGAAGCGGCACGGGCAATCAGCGACCTCACCCACTATGAGGAGGATGCGGGCGACGCCTGTGTGCTGTGGTGCTTAGCGATCCGGCACGCGGTCCTCACCGGTGAACTTGACGTTCGCATCGGACTCCCGACACTGGCCCCCGACCGCGCCGCCCTCTGGGCCGAACGCATCACCGTCGCCGAAGCCCAGCAGCCGAAAGCGTTCACCAAGAATGGTTGGGTCGTCGAAGCCCTCCAAGGCGCGTGGTCGTCGATTGTGCACGGCATCAGTCTCGTCGACTCCCTTGAGCGCGCGGTTCGTGGCGGCAACGACACCGACACCGTCGCCGCAATTTCCGGTGGACTACTCGGTGCCCGCTGGGGAATGTCCGCAATCCCCGCCGCCTGGCAGCGCATCGTTCACGGTTGGCCCGAACTCACCAGCCTCGACCTCGTGCGCCTCTCCGGCGAGGTCGTGCGCGGCGAACCGGCGGCAACGCGTGTGCCGTACGCACACTCTGGCGACATCTCGACCCTGGTGCAGCATCCGCATGACAACGGCGTATGGCTCGGAGCCGTCGGCGCCCTCGACAAACTTCCCGCCGAAGTGGATGCCGTGGTGTCGCTGTGCAGGGTCGGCACCCAGCAGGTTCCCGACCGCATCCGCGAGCGCCTCGAGATCCGCCTGATCGACGAGCCCGGCCCGGAAGAGAACCCCAACCTCAACTTTGTGCTGGCCGACGCCGCGGATGCGATTGCCGCCCTCCGCGCCGAAGGTCGCACGGTGTTCCTGCATTGCGTGCAGGCGATCAGCCGCACGCCCACAGTGGCGGCACTGTACTCCGCGCGACACCTCGGCGTGCGGATGGATAGTGCACTCGAGGACGTATGCGCGGCGCTCCCCTATGCGCAACCCAATGAAGGGTTTCGGGCAGCACTTCAGGCGCTAGACGGCCAGTAA